One region of Daphnia pulicaria isolate SC F1-1A chromosome 7, SC_F0-13Bv2, whole genome shotgun sequence genomic DNA includes:
- the LOC124350983 gene encoding mitochondrial proton/calcium exchanger protein-like isoform X1, with protein sequence MLRSASCLRHPQVLKSLRHTNRAILVPRCRKTPNRYFQTTVTRWADITPNRPSSAVEASILSYKLDHKISEPNVSSISVKKPSLAKRILDELVHYYHGFRLLFIHVGISGNLLMRVLQGETLSRREKKQLVTTTSDVFRLVPFSVFIIVPFMELTLPIFLKLFPNMLPSTFQTADDRETKFKATLKVKLETAKFLQQTLDEMALTGSGHQSQTAQDFAKFFQKIRSSGQQASNEEILRFSKLFEDEITLDSLSRPQLTALCRVLEIAPIGTNNLLRFQLRMKLRHLAADDKLILKEGIGSLSISELQAACRERGMRSLGVSEIRLKSQLFQWLDLSMGGKVPPSLLLLSRALYLPENVSATEQLKATIASLPESVAAQTSDAINHRRGKINNQARIEALRVEQAKIHEERKETHVGQVAFDTKKLTLTLADAALLENALESVGVQRNKQLLVAKGDLTDLKEEMADYREDIKELEDLLQSPERKRLVLRESKAARRLFQTVNRMIQKLENHIEGPALSEGQLNTKDKEEIVSIEELIASIRRINAIEDSANLHKIVHILDHIDVDRDGVITVEEVMKVIELLEEEGINLTAKQMTEILGVVSKEEFLEMEKKIEKTLGQVVNSRKPDADCLTSQSLLAKTDERNNCVEQIMIGDVKNSINREKLKSGRELPREPLDIAEVEKILSLVTQLKTLYAHEVGQSKENIKPIFFRAQARIGSSSGLNP encoded by the exons ATGTTGCGATCTGCTTCGTGTCTCAGACATCCCCAGGTCTTGAAGAGCTTACGACACACAAATCGAGCGATACTGGTACCGAGATGTAGAAAAACACCTAATCGATATTTCCAGACAACGGTTACTCGTTGGGCTGACATTACGCCAAACCGCCCATCGTCTGCAGTAGAAGCTTCAATCCTTTCGTACAAGCTCGATCACAAAATTTCTGAGCCAAACGTGTCCTCTATTTCCGTTAAAAAACCTTCATTAGCCAAAAGAATTTTAGACGAGTTAGTGCATTACTATCATGGGTTTCGATTGTTGTTTATCCACGTCGGTATTTCGGGGAATTTGCTCATGCGCGTTCTTCAGGGAGAAACTCTATCACGACGAGAAAAGAAGCAGCTAGTCACAACAACTTCAGACGTATTCCGTCTTGTACCCTTTTCAGTTTTCATTATCGTTCCCTTCATGGAACTCACCTTGCCGATTTTTCTAAAGCTATTTCCCAACATGCTGCCTTCTACCTTTCAAACAGCTGACGATCGAGAGACTAAATTCAAAGCAACGCTCAAAGTCAAGCTAGAAACGGCAAAGTTCTTACAACAAACATTGGACGAAATGGCACTCACTGGTAGTGGTCACCAAAGCCAGACAGCACAAGATTTTGCTAaatttttccagaaaattaGAAGCTCGGGTCAACAAGCCTCCAACGAAGAAATTTTGCGCTTTTCCAAGCTTTTCGAAGATGAAATCACATTGGACTCGCTTAGCCGTCCACAGCTGACAGCTCTCTGTCGCGTGCTAGAAATTGCACCAATTGGCACCAACAATCTACTACGCTTTCAATTACGGATGAAGTTGCGACATCTAGCCGCTGACGATAAGTTGATTCTTAAAGAAGGTATTGGTTCCCTCTCCATCTCAGAATTGCAGGCTGCTTGCCGTGAACGAGGCATGAGATCTCTTGGAG TAAGCGAGATTCGCCTCAAATCACAGTTGTTCCAGTGGCTCGATTTGAGTATGGGCGGGAAAGTTCCACCATCGCTTTTGCTTCTTTCCCGGGCATTGTACTTACCTGAAAATGTTTCTGCTACCGAACAACTCAAAGCAACCATAGCTTCTCTGCCAGAATCAGTAGCTGCACAAACTAGCGATGCCATTAACCACCGACGAGGGAAAATCAACAATCAAGCTCGCATTGAGGCACTTCGAGTAGAACAAGCCAAAATTCATGAAGAACGGAAGGAAACACACGTCGGTCAGGTTGCTTTTGACACCAAAAAGCTCACACTAACTCTGGCCGACGCTGCTCTCTTAGAAAACGCTCTGGAGAGTGTTGGCGTACAGCGGAATAAACAACTTCTCGTCGCTAAAGGAGACCTCACAGATcttaaagaagaaatggcTGACTACCGGGAAGACATAAAAGAACTGGAGGACCTCTTACAATCCCCCGAAAGAAAGCGTCTCGTATTACGCGAGTCTAAAGCTGCTCGCCGTCTTTTCCAAACCGTAAATCGAATGATTCAGAAACTTGAAAACCACATTGAAGGACCCGCTTTAAGTGAGGGGCAATTAAATACAAAAGATAAGGAAGAAATCGTGTCTATAGAAGAGCTAATCGCATCCATTCGTCGGATCAATGCCATCGAAGACTCGGCCAATCTACACAAAATTGTGCACATCCTAGATCACATTGACGTGGACCGAGATGGAGTAATTACAGTAGAAGAAGTTATGAAG GTAATCGAActtttagaagaagaaggaattaATTTGACTGCAAAACAAATGACAGAAATACTCGGCGTTGTCAGTAAAGAAGAATTTctggaaatggaaaagaaaattgaaaaaactttGGGGCAGGTTGTTAATAGCAGAAAACCTGATGCTGATTGTTTAACCAGCCAATCTCTTCTTGCAAAAACAGACGAAAGAAATAATTGTGTTGAACAAATTATGATTGGGGATGTGAAAAATTCCATCAACCGAGAAAAGTTAAAATCAGGACGGGAGCTTCCGAGAGAACCACTGGACATTGCTGAGGTTGAAAAAATCCTTTCGCTTGTTACTCAGTTGAAAACACTATACGCCCATGAGGTTGGACAGAGCAAAGAAAACATTAAACCTATCTTCTTCCGAGCGCAAGCCAGAATAGGAAGTTCGTCTGGCCTAAACCCATAA
- the LOC124350982 gene encoding uncharacterized protein C05D11.1-like — MTSSTDLTMNKSEADYELLFTTKVNGVIPVHKYKSKKSALKVIIAEVDGPVVNGYFVLATEAHDDDGLPHTLEHLIFLGSESYPYKGMLDILANRCLASGTNAWTDVDHTCYTMTTAGSEGFLALLPIYVDHILNPLLTDAGFITEVHHVNGEAEDSGVVYCEMQGCENTGETLIHNAMLKAMYPGHCGYKSVTGGLLKNLRESTTNEKVRNYHKSYYRTENLVLIITGRVEASQVFQALKPVEDTIVAKSKKTQIPFSRPWQNPVPPLMESIDQLIAYPCEEEEKGMVWLAWRGPSCVYQLYETCALMMLMEYLTDTAVSLLQKTYVETTDPLASKVGYSFIENSESVVYLAFENVPVNKLGEIQPKFFSVMEPYGNGGKSLDMDRMQLVIRRRMLEQLSHLENNPHDTVAFMAVGDILYGRSHEDFRRRVNPMEDLRALTKESPCFWNDLILRYMLGRPCVLTQGMPSKKEMEAYTTQELERLEGQRSSLGTQGLTVKAEELSAALEHNDRQAPVDLIMSVPIPDINSISYHSIQRYCNRGESLGCSSFPGDLERIPVRFQLDDVKTQFVYLYALMDTSLVPNDQRLFLPLLMSCLPESAVMRNGQLIPYESVVAQLSGDTVKTHSALGVDATDADHFFCGSYCNMAVLMLQLERDKYSEGISWLSDLLRRTVFTAERVRVIASKMANDVARIKRKGNKMALALIRNLVFDAKSNHANCSLIRQQHFLQKLIEELGQTPDRIVRLLTDLRDAITSPNCLTIHMAADIGSLPDDAMSLWNTHMFADWEATQTADKDNDGLMNLVADYQLLKEVSSASSMGAAVGLGAVESCFLIQAVRSIDDIQHPDLAAVLVALQYLGQLEGPFWRNLRAQGLVYGYNLNLKVSEGLLYLSLYRASHPVVAFKEARSILENHARSDTDDVWELSLLESARSSLIFELVEREKTVGDAVHQSVRSYLSGAPADYNRQLIHRVAAVTMEQMRRAFRLHLTALLDTDHCRCSIICHPSKLDELVAGISALGQPVQGFTTMEECPLGQSC; from the exons ATGACTTCTTCAACAGACTTGACCATGAACAAAAGCGAAGCAGATTACGAGTTACTTTTTACCACAAAAGTTAACGGCGTAATACCTGTCCACAAATACAAGTCGAAGAAATCTGCACTCAAAGTAATCATTGCAGAGGTTGATGGCCCAGTAGTGAATGGATACTTTGTTTTAGCCACAGAGGCTCATGACGATGATGGTCTTCCTCATACATTGGAACACCTCATTTTTCTTGGATCAGAATCGTATCCCTACAAGGGTATGCTGGATATTCTTGCTAACCGCTGCTTGGCTTCTGGAACAAATG CTTGGACCGATGTTGATCATACCTGTTATACTATGACAACAGCTGGTAGTGAAGGATTTTTGGCCCTCTTACCTATTTATGTTGATCACATCCTTAATCCATTACTTACTGATGCTGGGTTCATTACTGAAGTACACCATGTAAATGGTGAAGCTGAAGATTCAGGTGTGGTATACTGTGAAATGCAAGGCTGTGAAAACACTGGTGAAACCCTAATTCATAATGCTATGCTGAAGGCCATGTACCCTGGCCATTGTGGGTACAAATCAGTCACTGGTGGTCTTCTGAAAAATCTCAGGGAAAGTACAACCAATGAAAAGGTTCGCAATTACCACAAATCTTATTACAGAACAGAAAACTTGGTACTCATCATCACTGGACGCGTGGAAGCATCCCAAGTATTTCAGGCTTTAAAGCCTGTTGAAGATACTATAGTCGCAAAAAGCAAGAAGACCCAGATTCCATTCAGTCGCCCGTGGCAAAACCCAGTTCCACCACTCATGGAATCTATCGACCAACTAATTGCTTACCCTTGTgaggaggaagaaaagggCATGGTATGGCTAGCATGGAGAGGTCCGTCCTGTGTATACCAGCTTTACGAGACGTGCGCGCTGATGATGCTTATGGAATATCTAACTGACACAGCCGTCAGTCTATTGCAAAAGACTTATGTGGAAACAACCGACCCGTTGGCAAGCAAAGTGGGCTATTCTTTCATCGAGAACTCAGAATCAGTTGTCTACTTAGCATTCGAGAACGTGCCTGTCAATAAGTTGGGCGAAATTCAGCCCAAGTTTTTTAGCGTTATGGAACCGTACGGGAACGGCGGTAAGTCTTTAGACATGGACCGGATGCAACTGGTGATTCGAAGAAGGATGTTAGAGCAACTGAGTCACCTGGAGAACAACCCTCATGACACTGTAGCTTTTATGGCCGTTGGTGACATTCTCTATGGTCGGag CCATGAAGATTTCAGACGTCGAGTAAATCCGATGGAAGATCTGAGAGCTTTGACAAAAGAGAGTCCTTGCTTTTGGAACGACTTGATCCTGCGATACATGCTCGGTCGGCCGTGTGTTTTGACTCAGG GCATGCCTTccaagaaagaaatggaagcTTATACTACTCAGGAATTAGAACGTCTAGAAGGACAAAGAAGTAGTCTTGGGACTCAGGGATTAACCGTTAAGGCAGAAGAACTCTCTGCCGCTCTGGAGCACAATGATCGCCAAGCTCCTGTGGATCTCATCATGTCTGTCCCTATTCCGGACATTAATTCTATCAGTTATCATTCAATTCAACGATATTGTAATCGCGGAGAATCGTTGGGATGTAGCAGCTTCCCTGGAGATCTTGAGCGAATTCCTGTCCGATTCCAGCTGGACGATGTTAAAACTCAATTCGTTTACCTGTACGCCCTGATGGATACCTCGTTAGTTCCAAATGATCAGCGCCTTTTCTTGCCACTTCTGATGAGCTGCCTTCCCGAGTCTGCAGTAATGCGCAACGGACAGCTAATCCCCTATGA GTCTGTTGTTGCTCAGCTGAGTGGTGACACGGTGAAAACTCACTCCGCCTTGGGTGTGGACGCCACTGACGCTGACCACTTCTTTTGTGGCAGTTACTGCAATATGGCCGTTTTGATGCTTCAGTTGGAACGAGACAAGTACAGCGAAGGTATTTCCTGGTTGAGCGACTTACTGCGCCGTACCGTCTTCACAGCAGAGCGGGTACGAGTTATTGCCTCGAAAATGGCTAATGACGTGGCTCGCATCAAGCGCAAGGGAAACAAAATGGCGTTGGCACTCATTCGCAATTTAGTCTTTGATGCAAAGAGCAATCACGCTAACTGTTCTTTGATACGGCAGCAGCATTTCCTCCAGAAATTAATTGAAGAGCTTGGCCAAACACCCGATCGAATTGTACGTCTGTTGACGGACTTGCGAGATGCCATCACAAGCCCCAATTGCCTCACTATCCATATGGCGGCCGATATTGGGAGTCTTCCTGATGATGCTATGTCGTTGTGGAATACTCATATGTTCGCAGATTGGGAGGCCACCCAAACTGCCGACAAGGATAACGATGGACTGATGAATCTAGTAGCTGATTACCAGCTATTGAAGGAGGTGTCATCAGCCAGCTCAATGGGTGCTGCGGTGGGCCTAGGAGCGGTCGAATCGTGCTTCCTTATTCAGGCTGTCCGCAGCATTGATGATATCCAGCATCCAGATTTGGCGGCCGTATTGGTCGCCTTGCAATACCTCGGCCAACTAGAAGGACCTTTTTGGCGCAATCTTCGTGCGCAAGGTCTAGTCTACGGctataatttgaatttaaaagtcAGCGAAGGACTGCTCTACTTATCGCTGTATCGAGCTTCCCATCCAGTGGTGGCATTCAAAGAGGCCCGCAG catacTTGAAAATCATGCTAGGAGTGACACAGACGATGTCTGGGAATTAAGCCTGCTCGAATCAGCCAGGAGCTCACTGATTTTTGAGTTGGTGGAGCGTGAAAAAACTGTGGGAGACGCAGTGCACCAGTCTGTTCGCTCTTACCTCTCAGGAGCCCCGGCCGACTACAATCGGCAACTGATTCATCGCGTAGCTGCCGTTACCATGGAACAAATGCGACGGGCTTTCCGCCTACACCTAACGGCTCTGCTAGATACCGATCACTGTCGCTGCTCTATTATTTGTCATCCCTCGAAGCTGGACGAATTAGTTGCAGGTATCAGCGCATTGGGGCAGCCAGTTCAGGGCTTCACCACGATGGAAGAATGCCCGTTGGGCCAATCGTGCTAG
- the LOC124350983 gene encoding mitochondrial proton/calcium exchanger protein-like isoform X2: MLRSASCLRHPQVLKSLRHTNRAILVPRCRKTPNRYFQTTVTRWADITPNRPSSAVEASILSYKLDHKISEPNVSSISVKKPSLAKRILDELVHYYHGFRLLFIHVGISGNLLMRVLQGETLSRREKKQLVTTTSDVFRLVPFSVFIIVPFMELTLPIFLKLFPNMLPSTFQTADDRETKFKATLKVKLETAKFLQQTLDEMALTGSGHQSQTAQDFAKFFQKIRSSGQQASNEEILRFSKLFEDEITLDSLSRPQLTALCRVLEIAPIGTNNLLRFQLRMKLRHLAADDKLILKEGIGSLSISELQAACRERGMRSLGVSEIRLKSQLFQWLDLSMGGKVPPSLLLLSRALYLPENVSATEQLKATIASLPESVAAQTSDAINHRRGKINNQARIEALRVEQAKIHEERKETHVGQVAFDTKKLTLTLADAALLENALESVGVQRNKQLLVAKGDLTDLKEEMADYREDIKELEDLLQSPERKRLVLRESKAARRLFQTVNRMIQKLENHIEGPALSEGQLNTKDKEEIVSIEELIASIRRINAIEDSANLHKIVHILDHIDVDRDGVITVEEVMKVIELLEEEGINLTAKQMTEILGVVSKEEFLEMEKKIEKTLGQTKEIIVLNKL; the protein is encoded by the exons ATGTTGCGATCTGCTTCGTGTCTCAGACATCCCCAGGTCTTGAAGAGCTTACGACACACAAATCGAGCGATACTGGTACCGAGATGTAGAAAAACACCTAATCGATATTTCCAGACAACGGTTACTCGTTGGGCTGACATTACGCCAAACCGCCCATCGTCTGCAGTAGAAGCTTCAATCCTTTCGTACAAGCTCGATCACAAAATTTCTGAGCCAAACGTGTCCTCTATTTCCGTTAAAAAACCTTCATTAGCCAAAAGAATTTTAGACGAGTTAGTGCATTACTATCATGGGTTTCGATTGTTGTTTATCCACGTCGGTATTTCGGGGAATTTGCTCATGCGCGTTCTTCAGGGAGAAACTCTATCACGACGAGAAAAGAAGCAGCTAGTCACAACAACTTCAGACGTATTCCGTCTTGTACCCTTTTCAGTTTTCATTATCGTTCCCTTCATGGAACTCACCTTGCCGATTTTTCTAAAGCTATTTCCCAACATGCTGCCTTCTACCTTTCAAACAGCTGACGATCGAGAGACTAAATTCAAAGCAACGCTCAAAGTCAAGCTAGAAACGGCAAAGTTCTTACAACAAACATTGGACGAAATGGCACTCACTGGTAGTGGTCACCAAAGCCAGACAGCACAAGATTTTGCTAaatttttccagaaaattaGAAGCTCGGGTCAACAAGCCTCCAACGAAGAAATTTTGCGCTTTTCCAAGCTTTTCGAAGATGAAATCACATTGGACTCGCTTAGCCGTCCACAGCTGACAGCTCTCTGTCGCGTGCTAGAAATTGCACCAATTGGCACCAACAATCTACTACGCTTTCAATTACGGATGAAGTTGCGACATCTAGCCGCTGACGATAAGTTGATTCTTAAAGAAGGTATTGGTTCCCTCTCCATCTCAGAATTGCAGGCTGCTTGCCGTGAACGAGGCATGAGATCTCTTGGAG TAAGCGAGATTCGCCTCAAATCACAGTTGTTCCAGTGGCTCGATTTGAGTATGGGCGGGAAAGTTCCACCATCGCTTTTGCTTCTTTCCCGGGCATTGTACTTACCTGAAAATGTTTCTGCTACCGAACAACTCAAAGCAACCATAGCTTCTCTGCCAGAATCAGTAGCTGCACAAACTAGCGATGCCATTAACCACCGACGAGGGAAAATCAACAATCAAGCTCGCATTGAGGCACTTCGAGTAGAACAAGCCAAAATTCATGAAGAACGGAAGGAAACACACGTCGGTCAGGTTGCTTTTGACACCAAAAAGCTCACACTAACTCTGGCCGACGCTGCTCTCTTAGAAAACGCTCTGGAGAGTGTTGGCGTACAGCGGAATAAACAACTTCTCGTCGCTAAAGGAGACCTCACAGATcttaaagaagaaatggcTGACTACCGGGAAGACATAAAAGAACTGGAGGACCTCTTACAATCCCCCGAAAGAAAGCGTCTCGTATTACGCGAGTCTAAAGCTGCTCGCCGTCTTTTCCAAACCGTAAATCGAATGATTCAGAAACTTGAAAACCACATTGAAGGACCCGCTTTAAGTGAGGGGCAATTAAATACAAAAGATAAGGAAGAAATCGTGTCTATAGAAGAGCTAATCGCATCCATTCGTCGGATCAATGCCATCGAAGACTCGGCCAATCTACACAAAATTGTGCACATCCTAGATCACATTGACGTGGACCGAGATGGAGTAATTACAGTAGAAGAAGTTATGAAG GTAATCGAActtttagaagaagaaggaattaATTTGACTGCAAAACAAATGACAGAAATACTCGGCGTTGTCAGTAAAGAAGAATTTctggaaatggaaaagaaaattgaaaaaactttGGGGCAG ACGAAAGAAATAATTGTGTTGAACAAATTATGA
- the LOC124348492 gene encoding uncharacterized protein LOC124348492: protein MKIWMTLSTAVAFVILSILFSPVVKAVAVTSVVTSTVTTTVTSTNKQVCCQLVNVTGACRRRRNFEFIDKPEILTFDEDIEDDVDVALKNVFHSSNQFLPTKRLGMEMTPLVVLPMKSNGFAPTRQAVQPSLPMFLFSRRKGAYQDESQKNRFLFSFFGPLLRRPTSTYTTFSTETKTIVTTTSASFFIVGCTPRPFPFKICPTKRGRL, encoded by the exons ATGAAAATCTGGATGACGTTATCTACTGCTGTTGCATTCGTGATTCTATCAATCCTGTTCTCTCCGGTAGTTAAGGCCGTCGCAGTCACGTCCGTCGTGACGAGCACCGTCACAACGACCGTCACATCTACGAACAAA CAAGTTTGTTGCCAGTTGGTGAACGTTACTGGCGCCTGTCGTCGCCGGCGCAACTTTGAATTTATCGACAAGCCAGAGATCTTGACATTTGACGAAGATATTGAAGACGATGTCGACGTTGCCCTAAaaaatgtgttccacagttCCAATCAGTTTCTACCAACCAAAAGGCTCGG CATGGAGATGACACCACTAGTTGTGCTGCCGATGAAGTCGAATGGATTCGCGCCTACGAGACAGGCCGTCCAGCCATCATTGCCGATGTTTCTGTTTAGCCGCAGAAAAGGCGCATACCAAGATGAGTCtcaaaaaaatcgttttctcTTCTCGTTCTTCGGCCCGCTTTTACGAAGGCCTACCTCAACATACACAACGTTTTCAACTG aaaCCAAAACGATCGTCACGACTACTAGCGCCAGTTTCTTTATCGTCGGTTGTACCCCGCGACCTTTTCCTTTCAAAATTTGCCCGACGAAACGCGGGCGATTATAA